The following coding sequences lie in one Pseudomonas monsensis genomic window:
- a CDS encoding phage tail protein codes for MATAGVIDWSKLITAAMKATAAAVEHLAQAKADLTARNAKAVTQIARIQDRVDTIGFGVDIGEATEEDEAELAALAVTIKAWKTYKYALGKVTTQPTWYQAPVWPTEPPIPEIVAAPMLSATETI; via the coding sequence ATGGCAACGGCCGGAGTTATTGACTGGTCGAAGTTGATCACCGCCGCCATGAAAGCTACGGCGGCAGCGGTTGAGCATTTGGCACAGGCCAAAGCCGATCTCACGGCGCGGAATGCGAAAGCAGTCACCCAGATCGCACGCATTCAAGACCGTGTCGACACGATCGGATTCGGCGTTGATATCGGTGAGGCCACTGAAGAAGACGAGGCCGAACTTGCCGCGCTGGCTGTCACCATCAAAGCCTGGAAAACCTACAAGTACGCCTTGGGCAAGGTCACAACTCAGCCGACCTGGTATCAGGCGCCAGTCTGGCCGACCGAGCCGCCGATCCCCGAGATCGTCGCTGCGCCGATGCTGAGCGCAACCGAAACGATATGA
- a CDS encoding cell wall hydrolase, with protein sequence MTVTEKDRDVLARTLWGEARGEGTPGQIAVAWAIRNRVFDGKSNSWWGEGYTGVCQKPYQFSCWNKTDPNYQFLIGVKEIPFRELAQCRIAADQVIDDKMPDPTGGATHYYATSIKAPAWAAKAKQTLKLGGHVFFKDVP encoded by the coding sequence ATGACCGTCACTGAGAAAGATCGCGATGTACTTGCCCGCACGCTGTGGGGTGAAGCTCGGGGCGAAGGAACGCCCGGCCAGATCGCTGTTGCCTGGGCTATCCGCAACCGTGTATTCGATGGAAAGAGCAATTCGTGGTGGGGAGAGGGGTATACCGGCGTTTGCCAGAAGCCTTACCAGTTCAGCTGCTGGAACAAGACCGACCCAAATTATCAATTCCTGATCGGCGTGAAGGAAATCCCGTTCCGCGAGCTGGCGCAATGTCGGATCGCTGCCGACCAGGTGATCGACGACAAGATGCCTGATCCCACCGGCGGCGCCACGCATTACTACGCCACCAGCATCAAGGCGCCGGCCTGGGCGGCGAAGGCCAAGCAGACCCTCAAGCTGGGCGGTCACGTTTTCTTCAAGGATGTGCCGTGA